One region of Carya illinoinensis cultivar Pawnee chromosome 8, C.illinoinensisPawnee_v1, whole genome shotgun sequence genomic DNA includes:
- the LOC122319085 gene encoding deSI-like protein At4g17486 yields the protein MLCRMVSLAKKKKKGTVPVYLNVYDLTPINGYAYWLGLGVYHSGVQVHDVEYAFGAHDHGTSGVFEVEPKRCPGFTFRKSILIGRTDLGSKEVRAFMEKLAEGYYGNTYHLITKNCNHFCNDVCTRLTGKPIPRWVNRLARLGSLCNCVLPAGVSEAKVRQVKSGDRVYEREKKKFRSQSSRFASSANPLPPSSRSARQSHYIPPSSSLIHSSSISTLTLKL from the exons ATGTTGTGTAGAATGGTATCGCtggcgaagaagaagaagaaagggacaGTGCCAGTTTATCTCAATGTTTACGATCTGACGCCGATTAATGGCTACGCGTACTGGCTCGGCCTTGGGGTCTACCATTCCGGCGTGCAAG TTCATGATGTTGAATACGCATTTGGTGCACACGATCATGGAACTTCAGGGGTTTTTGAAGTGGAACCAAAGCGTTGTCCCGGTTTCACATTCAGGAAATCGATATTGATAGGAAGAACTGATCTAGGTTCCAAGGAGGTCCGTGCCTTTATGGAGAAATTAGCTGAAGGGTACTATGGAAACACTTACCATCTTATCACGAAGAACTGCAACCATTTCTGCAATGACGTTTGTACCAGATTGACAGGAAAACCCATTCCTAGGTGGGTCAACAGACTCGCTCGACTTG GTTCTCTCTGCAATTGCGTCCTTCCGGCAGGTGTCAGTGAAGCAAAAGTTCGGCAAGTTAAATCGGGAGATAGGGTCtatgaaagagagaagaagaaattcCGGAGCCAGTCAAGTAGGTTTGCATCTTCTGCTAATCCTCTACCTCCTTCAAGCAGAAGTGCCAGACAAAGCCATTATATCCCTCCGTCTTCCTCTTTGATTCattcttcttcaatttcaacCTTGACTTTAAAGCTTTAA